From a single Bradyrhizobium sediminis genomic region:
- the purL gene encoding phosphoribosylformylglycinamidine synthase subunit PurL, protein MNQPQITPELVASHGLKPDEYERILELIGRVPTFTELGIFSAMWNEHCSYKSSRLHLKGLPTKAPWVIQGPGENAGVIDIGDGQAVIFKMESHNHPSYIEPYQGATTGVGGILRDVFTMGARPIACLNALSFGAPEHPKTRHLVSGVVAGVGGYGNSFGVPTVGGQVRFHTRYDGNILVNAMAVGLADSDKIFYAAASGVNMPIVYLGSKTGRDGIHGASMASAEFDDDSAEKRPTVQVGDPFAEKLLLEACLEIMEADCVIAIQDMGAAGLTCSAVEMGAKGDLGVDLDLDAVPTRETGMSAYEMMLSESQERMLMVLKPEKEKQAEAIFRKWGLDFAVVGYTTPSKRFVVKHGGDVMADLPIKELGDEAPLYDRPHVPSQPLPVVHARDVTPPIGIVPALEKLIATPELCSRRWVWEQYDHVILGNTVQRPGGDAAVVRVQDGPKGLALTVDVTPRYCEADPYEGGKQAVAEAWRNITAVGGRPLAITDNLNFGNPERPEIMGQFVGCLKGISEACRALDFPVVSGNVSLYNETNGRGILPTPSIGGVGLLDDFTKSATLAFKAEGEAILLIGESHGWLGQSVYLRDICGREEGAPPPVDLAAEKRNGDVVRGMIHAGTATAAHDLSDGGLLIALAEMAIASGIGAKLLAAPGAIVPHAYWYGEDQARYIVTVPEEQAGLVLAKMRGAGVPCARIGTTGGDAISIVGEAPVTVKSLEHRFESWLPAYMNGAV, encoded by the coding sequence ATGAACCAGCCCCAGATCACCCCCGAACTCGTCGCCAGCCACGGCCTCAAGCCCGACGAGTATGAGCGCATTCTCGAGCTGATCGGCCGGGTGCCGACCTTCACGGAGCTCGGGATTTTCTCGGCGATGTGGAACGAGCACTGCTCGTACAAGTCCTCACGGCTGCATCTCAAGGGCCTGCCGACCAAGGCGCCTTGGGTGATCCAGGGGCCGGGCGAGAACGCCGGCGTCATCGACATCGGCGATGGCCAGGCCGTGATCTTCAAGATGGAGAGTCACAACCATCCGAGCTATATCGAGCCCTATCAGGGCGCGACCACCGGCGTCGGCGGCATTTTGCGCGATGTGTTCACGATGGGCGCCCGCCCGATCGCCTGCCTCAATGCGCTCTCGTTCGGCGCGCCGGAACATCCCAAGACCCGTCATCTGGTGTCGGGCGTCGTGGCCGGCGTCGGCGGTTACGGCAATTCGTTCGGCGTGCCCACGGTCGGCGGGCAGGTACGTTTCCATACCCGCTATGACGGCAACATCCTGGTCAATGCGATGGCGGTCGGGCTCGCCGACAGCGACAAGATCTTCTATGCGGCGGCTTCCGGCGTGAACATGCCGATCGTCTATCTCGGCTCCAAGACCGGCCGCGACGGCATTCACGGCGCCTCGATGGCGTCGGCCGAATTCGACGACGACTCCGCCGAGAAGCGACCGACGGTGCAGGTCGGCGATCCCTTCGCCGAAAAATTGCTGCTGGAAGCCTGCCTCGAAATCATGGAAGCCGATTGCGTGATCGCGATCCAGGACATGGGCGCGGCGGGGCTGACCTGCTCGGCGGTGGAGATGGGCGCCAAGGGCGACCTCGGCGTCGATCTCGATCTCGACGCGGTGCCGACCCGCGAAACCGGCATGAGCGCCTATGAGATGATGCTGTCGGAAAGCCAGGAGCGCATGCTCATGGTGCTGAAGCCCGAAAAGGAAAAGCAGGCCGAGGCGATCTTCAGGAAATGGGGGCTGGATTTCGCCGTGGTCGGTTACACCACGCCGAGCAAGCGCTTCGTGGTGAAGCATGGCGGCGACGTCATGGCCGATCTGCCGATCAAGGAACTCGGCGACGAAGCGCCGCTGTACGACCGGCCGCACGTGCCGTCGCAGCCGCTGCCTGTCGTCCACGCGCGCGACGTGACGCCGCCGATCGGAATCGTGCCTGCGCTGGAAAAACTGATCGCGACGCCCGAGCTGTGTTCGAGGCGCTGGGTGTGGGAACAATACGACCACGTCATTTTGGGCAATACCGTGCAGCGCCCCGGCGGCGACGCCGCGGTGGTGCGGGTGCAGGACGGGCCGAAGGGGCTGGCGCTGACCGTCGACGTGACTCCGCGCTATTGCGAGGCCGATCCTTATGAAGGAGGCAAGCAGGCGGTGGCGGAGGCCTGGCGCAACATCACCGCGGTCGGCGGTCGGCCGCTTGCGATCACCGACAATCTCAATTTCGGCAATCCGGAGCGGCCGGAGATCATGGGCCAGTTCGTCGGTTGCCTGAAGGGCATTTCGGAAGCCTGCCGCGCGCTCGACTTCCCGGTCGTGTCCGGTAACGTCTCGCTCTACAACGAGACCAACGGCCGCGGCATCCTGCCGACGCCGTCGATCGGCGGCGTCGGGCTGCTCGACGACTTCACCAAATCCGCCACATTGGCGTTCAAGGCCGAGGGCGAAGCGATCCTTCTGATCGGCGAATCGCATGGCTGGCTCGGGCAATCGGTCTATCTGCGCGACATCTGTGGCCGCGAAGAGGGCGCGCCGCCGCCGGTCGATCTTGCGGCCGAAAAGCGCAACGGCGACGTGGTGCGCGGCATGATCCACGCCGGCACCGCCACTGCGGCGCACGACCTTTCCGATGGTGGGCTGTTGATCGCGCTCGCCGAGATGGCGATCGCAAGCGGCATCGGCGCGAAGCTGTTGGCGGCGCCGGGCGCGATCGTGCCGCATGCTTATTGGTATGGCGAGGACCAGGCGCGTTACATCGTGACGGTGCCGGAGGAACAGGCCGGCCTGGTGCTGGCGAAGATGCGGGGTGCCGGCGTGCCCTGCGCGCGGATCGGAACCACCGGCGGCGACGCGATCAGCATCGTCGGCGAGGCGCCGGTGACGGTAAAGAGCCTCGAGCACCGTTTTGAAAGCTGGTTGCCGGCTTACATGAACGGAGCGGTGTGA
- a CDS encoding nuclear transport factor 2 family protein, translating to MNGNRMFELAQALAVAKSRQDVPAALKLLHNDMRLESPTFGTMAQGLAENEKALTRFFASFPDYNVALQGHASNDDALICWGHGANDHDRRSVRRGPQRQTS from the coding sequence ATGAACGGCAATCGGATGTTCGAACTGGCGCAGGCGCTGGCGGTCGCCAAGAGCAGGCAGGACGTGCCTGCGGCACTGAAACTTCTCCACAACGATATGCGGCTCGAGAGCCCGACCTTCGGGACGATGGCGCAAGGCCTCGCCGAGAACGAGAAGGCGCTGACCAGGTTCTTCGCATCCTTTCCTGACTACAACGTCGCCCTGCAAGGTCACGCCAGCAACGACGATGCGTTGATCTGCTGGGGGCACGGTGCAAATGACCATGACCGGCGATCGGTTCGGCGTGGTCCCCAACGGCAGACGAGCTGA
- a CDS encoding TetR/AcrR family transcriptional regulator — protein MDKSKPERSRREEYTEATRQALLTAGRDVFAREGYQAAGIETISRAARVTRGAFYHHFDDKKALFDAVVVSLQSEAAAKIGERARAQRKIWDRLSVGIDAYLDACLEPAYGRIVIQEAAAVLGNERYREIEEAYPMALLTATLNALKREGELDFEDIDLLSRMVDAMICKMALMLPEADHPKKLREQGQKIIGSLLGVFRRG, from the coding sequence ATGGACAAGAGCAAACCTGAAAGAAGTCGACGCGAGGAGTACACGGAGGCAACCCGGCAGGCGCTGCTGACGGCCGGCCGTGACGTGTTTGCGAGGGAGGGCTATCAGGCGGCTGGAATCGAGACGATCTCGCGGGCGGCGCGGGTGACGCGGGGCGCCTTCTATCACCACTTCGATGACAAGAAGGCGCTGTTCGACGCCGTCGTCGTGTCGCTGCAATCGGAGGCGGCGGCCAAGATCGGCGAACGGGCCCGGGCACAGCGGAAGATATGGGATCGCCTGAGCGTCGGCATCGACGCGTACCTGGACGCCTGTCTTGAGCCGGCCTACGGACGCATCGTCATCCAGGAGGCGGCGGCGGTGCTTGGCAACGAGCGCTATCGGGAGATCGAAGAGGCCTATCCGATGGCGCTTCTCACCGCGACCCTGAACGCCCTCAAGCGCGAGGGCGAGCTCGATTTTGAGGACATCGATCTTCTCAGCCGCATGGTAGATGCCATGATCTGCAAGATGGCGCTCATGCTGCCGGAGGCGGACCACCCGAAGAAACTGCGAGAGCAAGGACAGAAGATCATCGGCAGCCTGCTTGGCGTCTTTCGCCGGGGATGA
- a CDS encoding DMT family transporter: MAATESDPPPAPPDPARSPRAPHRWRDYALLLALACCWSSTYPLTKIGLGSIPPITFISARSLIAAGFLLMILRARGMRIPADARAWKLFAQQQTINSTIPFLMITWAQQYVAAAPTVVLASTTPIFAFLITWGITRHEPATLLKLAGAVLGLAGTAVIIGLDSLGGLGGNIFAEMAILVATVSFACATIFGLRLTEYDPMVVAAGSLLFGGLILLPAALIVEHPWTLRPTPEALAATVTMGIFSSALGLMLFYMCLTRLGTLTTNAQGYLRIPIGVGLSVVLLGETVPSNLALGLLLVMAGVAAMTVPGGGYGQRIDQFRARLNGRKSGPAAEE, translated from the coding sequence ATGGCAGCGACCGAGAGCGACCCACCACCCGCGCCACCGGATCCAGCCCGGTCTCCAAGGGCCCCTCACCGCTGGCGCGACTACGCGCTGCTGCTGGCGCTGGCGTGCTGCTGGAGTTCGACCTATCCGCTGACCAAGATCGGCCTCGGCTCGATCCCTCCGATCACCTTCATCTCGGCGCGCTCGCTGATCGCCGCCGGCTTTCTGCTCATGATCCTGCGCGCGCGGGGCATGCGAATTCCGGCCGATGCCAGGGCCTGGAAGCTGTTCGCCCAGCAGCAAACCATCAATTCGACGATTCCGTTCCTGATGATCACCTGGGCGCAGCAATATGTGGCGGCGGCGCCGACCGTGGTGCTGGCGTCGACCACGCCGATCTTCGCCTTCCTCATCACCTGGGGCATCACCCGGCATGAACCGGCCACGCTCCTGAAACTCGCCGGCGCCGTGCTGGGGCTCGCCGGAACCGCCGTCATCATCGGCCTCGACTCGCTCGGCGGACTCGGCGGCAATATCTTCGCCGAGATGGCCATCCTGGTCGCCACCGTCTCCTTTGCCTGCGCCACGATCTTCGGGCTGCGGCTGACCGAATACGACCCGATGGTGGTGGCGGCGGGCTCGCTGTTGTTCGGCGGTCTCATCCTGCTGCCGGCGGCGCTGATCGTCGAGCACCCCTGGACCTTGCGGCCGACGCCGGAAGCGCTCGCCGCCACCGTCACCATGGGGATTTTCTCGAGTGCGCTCGGATTGATGCTGTTCTACATGTGCCTGACGCGATTGGGCACGCTGACCACCAACGCGCAGGGCTATTTGCGCATTCCGATCGGCGTCGGCCTGTCGGTCGTGCTGCTCGGCGAAACCGTGCCGTCGAACCTGGCGCTTGGACTGCTGCTGGTGATGGCCGGCGTCGCGGCGATGACCGTCCCCGGCGGCGGCTACGGACAGCGGATCGACCAGTTTCGAGCAAGACTGAACGGACGCAAGTCCGGGCCAGCCGCGGAGGAATGA
- a CDS encoding PaaI family thioesterase, producing the protein MDDITKSAFLHRPDLHVETEGEFAGWRTWIRDHFESHTGPFWHRMEDDGSVRCAFRVEKKHLNGMRNVHGGCYMTFADYCLFAFAAPVLQGPGVTVSFGCEFLDGAREGELVEGTGEIMRAGGSMIFLRGVLRAGERTLFTFSGTIKRVKWKPPAKAGAVAT; encoded by the coding sequence TTGGACGACATCACCAAATCCGCATTCCTCCACCGCCCCGACCTGCACGTCGAAACCGAGGGCGAATTCGCCGGCTGGCGCACCTGGATCCGCGACCACTTCGAATCCCATACTGGGCCATTCTGGCACCGGATGGAGGACGACGGCAGCGTGCGCTGCGCGTTCCGGGTCGAGAAGAAGCACCTCAACGGCATGCGCAACGTCCATGGCGGCTGCTACATGACGTTTGCGGATTACTGCCTGTTCGCCTTTGCCGCACCCGTGCTGCAGGGGCCCGGGGTGACGGTGTCGTTTGGCTGCGAATTTCTCGACGGCGCGCGCGAGGGCGAATTGGTCGAAGGTACCGGCGAGATCATGCGGGCCGGCGGCTCGATGATCTTCCTGCGCGGCGTGCTGAGAGCCGGCGAGCGCACGCTGTTCACCTTTTCCGGCACCATCAAGCGGGTGAAGTGGAAGCCGCCGGCAAAGGCGGGCGCGGTTGCCACCTGA
- a CDS encoding ester cyclase has translation MTGDRFGVVPNGRRAELPVFIQFAFEDDLIAGERFFLDLSALCAQSGVSTDAVRRKLFGDATAPLIAAE, from the coding sequence ATGACCGGCGATCGGTTCGGCGTGGTCCCCAACGGCAGACGAGCTGAGCTGCCGGTATTCATCCAGTTCGCCTTCGAGGACGACCTGATTGCCGGCGAACGGTTCTTCCTCGACCTGTCGGCGCTGTGCGCCCAATCCGGCGTCTCGACCGACGCGGTCCGGCGCAAGCTGTTTGGCGACGCCACCGCTCCGCTGATCGCGGC